Sequence from the Amaranthus tricolor cultivar Red isolate AtriRed21 chromosome 1, ASM2621246v1, whole genome shotgun sequence genome:
TCAATCAACCCAACATACATGCTTTATTAGGAAGGTGACTATGACTTAATTGATagcaaaactaaataaaaaccaCCCCTTAGTTTATAGGTTGTATAGGAATAATATACGAAGACATAACCCAAGGTTGAAAGCAATATTAATTAACCAAAAGTTGGGAATAAGTCATTAAGGGGGAGACATGGTTGAAAcaattatttatcattttttcaGTATCTTAACAATGATAAAATACCAAAGTTTGACATGACATAGCATAGCCACAAAAAACAATCAGCCATCAGATCATACATTTTGTGTTTAAGAAAGTTGGGAACACTGCAACTAAACATGTAGTTCTTCAAACTCCAACCAGCCAAATTATAGACCCCAACATCATCCAGAAAACCATCTCCACCACTGTTAAAGCAAGTTCTGTTGCCAAGGAAAACCAATTCCACCATCAATCAAAATCTCATTACTTTGACAGGTCTCACTCTCTTGCAAGTCTCATCTAATGACGGCGCACCTTATTCTTTTGCCACTGCAAGTGGCGCTGCTTTCTAACCAAGATAATTATTTGCCTTTCCATCCCTCACATCCCTACTTATATTGACAGAACCCCCAAAATTTGGATTCACACGATGTTGAAGTGCCAAAATAGGGGAGGGGAAGAAGGAAAGATGGGGCAAGGGAAGAGCTTCAATGGTGGGAAAATcaagaagaaagagaaagtcTAGCTAGTAGATAGGGAGGTACATTAACTAGCAGTTTCCCAAGGGAATGGAGGAGCTTGGTGTCTTGGAaaatcgatatatatatatatatatatatatatatatacacatatatatatatatacacatatatatatatatatatatatatatatatatatatacatatatatacatatatatatatatacatatatatacatatatatatatatacatacatatatatacatatatatatatatacatacatatatatatatatatatatatatatatatatacatacatatatatatatatatatatatatatatatacatacatatatatatatatatatatatatatatatatatatatatatatatatatatatatacatacatatatatatatatatatatatatatatatatatatatatatatatatatatatatatatatatatatatatatatatatatatatatatatatatatatatatatatatatatatatacatatgtgaaaatcaagaagaaagagaaagtcTAGCTAGTAGATAGGGAGGTACATTAACTAGCAGTTTCCCAAGGGAATGGAGGAGCTTGGTGTCTTGGAAAAtcgatatacatatatatatatatacatatatatatatatatatatatatacatatatatatatatatatacatatatatatatatatatatacatatatatatatatatatatatatatatatatatatatatatacatatatacatatatatacatatatatatatatatatatatatatatatatatatatacatatatatacatatatatacatatatatatacatataatatatatatatatatatatatatatatatatatatatatatatatatatatatatacacatatatacacatatatatatatatatatatatatatatatagagagagagagagagggtgCGGGTGTGTGTGTAATTGGGTGTGTGGAACTAGTAACTCAATGGTGGGAAAATcaagaagaaagagaaagtcTAGCTAGTAGATAGGGAGGTACATTAACTAGCAGTTTCCCAAGGGAATGGAGGAGCTTGGTGTCTTGGAaaatcgatatatatatatatatatatatatatatatatatatatatatatatatatatatatatatacacacatatatatatatacacacatatatatatatatatacatatatacacatatatatatatacatatatatacatatgtatatatacatatatatatatatagagagagagagagagagaaagagagtgCGGGTGTGTGTGTAATTGGGTGTGTGGAACTAGTAAATTTGTGACTGACAACTCATACAATTGGGAAAATTGGGATTAATCAGGTTAGACTGTTTCCAAGAGTAAGGGAGAGATTATTATACCCATTATCTCCAACTTATTCAATGCATTCAATGTTTAAGGGTTACTTCAACTCATAATGGTATAGCCATTTAGGTATCTAGGtgtgtaattaattatttcatacctataaattgttcattgttttcaGAGATTATGAGAATTGATTTTTCAGAACTTTGTCTATATTCAACATGGCTTGAATCTTGATCACATCCTAAGCTAGAGTACTCACTTCTAAGTGAATCTTGAACTTCAAGCATTCTTCATTTTGTTCATATAAAGAATCTTTTAATGATAATGACAATTCTTGACCTCTGACTTTCAAGATTCCTTCATACCTTACTCACGCACTCTGACCTCTCCCTCTTCAGCTCTCATGAACATTATCCATTACAATTTATTCCACTATGGTCtttatcaacaaaaaaaacaattgacAATAGCGGAACAACTTATAATCTAAAATCATTGTGCCATTCAAAATGCAAGAGCTTATTTAGCAAATAGTTAGTTGTCATTTTCTGTGCATGTATTTAAGTTCAACTTCAAAAGAATATCGAGAGGCAATCAACTAATCTAATTAAGATGATGGGTGCACTTACAGAGGCCAGAATGTTGAGTTGATTGTCCAGGGTCTATGAGACTCAACTCCATGTCATGTGTTATTGTCCAACCAGGTTCATAAGCCTCCAGAAAACCAATTTTTGCCTTGTTAGGCAGATCATGGGGATGAACAAATGGGACTCCTGGTGGCCATCCAATCTCCATTCTTATATTAGCACACGGACTGTCAAGTGAATGAATGTGATTCTCACACTCCTTCAGGCTGCAAAATCTCAGCTTGATGCCCTTTTTATCCGCAATGTCCTGAACTCTCTCTTTGAGAACTCGTTGTGCCTCAAGCCGTAACCTCTTGGAAGGTGGAAGGGGTTTGCACTTAGAGTTGCTCTTCCTTCTCTTAATCAATGGTTTCATTGCTCCTGTACCAGTATATCATCAATCCAAGAACCTGCTGTTAAAAGCTGCTCACTAAGACTTAAAGTAGAGGGGGAAACTATTGCAAAAAGCAGGTAAATCAAAGGAAAATTGACAAGGTCAATAACACAACAGGAAGAACCAACAAACATCTCAGATTGGTACATAAAAGCAATCCCTACTGACTCATTTACAATATTGCAAGCAAAACCATCTATCCAGTTACAATCTTGTTGATAAGTACATCAGAAAAATAATTCGCAGATATACAGAAAACGTTGAACACTAAAGACATTGTAAACATAAGATCAAGAACAAATTTATATGGAAATATAGTGTAGTAATTTTGGAGCAGGTAAGAAGCTTATTATCCACGAAGAGGTTTCTGCTGCCACCAGCTGGTGAGcagtaattataaaaaaaggGACAGGGATTTCCTTAAACAAGGAACACAATGTTAACCTTGTTAGAAAAGGTAAGCACGCTATCATAATAGATTAATAGTCATCATTATATAATTCTTTATTAACTTTTTCTAGGCATAATGAACTGTGACAAACTTATTTCCCTGGGTAAAAGACCTACTTCTCTTGTTTCAGAATTTACATTTGGCTCATGATCATAAATTGTAACCGACTTTTACCAAGTTGGTTGCCACAAACCTACAGCTCACCCTCCTCGGCTTGGGAATGACATTGAGCGACGAGCACTCATAGGTGGAAAATGGTGGATAATTGGATTACATGGAGAAAGAAAATTTAAACTGACGACAACTGATACTAATTATAGTTAATGTAGCTTACCCCCAATCTTTTGGAATCatggctttggcattgttgttatCTTGTTATTTATTTCGCAACAAAAGGTAGTAACTATTTTGATACTCAACTTGATTGTCGTTTTCCGCAATAAACGTAGATTGTTATTTAACTTTCAACATCAATTGATCACTAAATCAGGCTATAAATGAAATTTATAATCCAAAGCTAACAATATAGTTTTCATAAGCTTTAGCCTTTAACATGTTATTTAGCGAGAAAATATAGGCCAAAGTGACAGCGTAGTAAGACCTCAAATGGCAAAAGGTTAGCCACAAATCATCCTAATTGAGCTTGCAAATGACCCACCTAATTTAAACTTCTTGTAGTTGAATATGTTAACTTGtcatttttatgttttcatAGTTTTCCTTAAATTCCAAGTTCAACTACAACTTGGTCAGCGCTCAACATTAATTTCCCAAatccaaaatttaaaagattatcaaaaattctcaaatgaaaCAGATTCATGGTGAGACCATCGTTATTGGGCTAGCCTAATATACACTTaatgtcttaaagtgatcacttacaattttaaagtgatagtTTTTTATTGTCTTagagtaatcacttataaccttaaagtgatcagttACGATttcaaagtgatcaattagataaataaattattatatgggctagtctcatgatgagacactgagatagtctcatacaagatttgctaaaaagattattattaccaaaacttaacatataattaaatttgGAAGCTTATATTAATAATACGTGAGGAGCTCTAAGGCACTAAGGTACCCAATGGCCTAGGCTCTAGACATTGGACGCATGCCATAGCTTTCGGGTGGGAGGCGCACGGCGCACCTAAATACGAATACTTCTTCCTATTCGCCTTAAGTGTCCcatttgctttatgcactctatccgaTGCACTTACTCAATCCTAAATAtcttaattgtgcataattaaaaattataaaacgttGATATGGATAATACttgcattgagatgaattaaacaagatctcacttgactatgttttaacttgtagattaataataaaatacaaattaaaagtaagagatgaatagtgtccaaaaagtaaatggaacacttgtagtgaataggagggagtataaaataaatgaaaaagcctaaaaaaaaatcagaaaacagcaAATAAAACAAGAGGAGAAACAAAAAAGAGAATTCATGAGATTGGTATTCGCCCTAAATCATATTCTTCTGGGGCTAAGACCAAGAAGCGCTCTAAGGCGCTCGCCTTAAGGAATCGCCTCGCCTAACACCTACTTAGGCGCTCAACCCATAGCTTTTTTAAACTAAGCTTGAAAGGAAAAGAGAGAGGATATAGAATGAGAGATGAGGTAACAAGAGGAAAGTGGGTGATAATGATTGTGGAACACTACAGTAGCGAAGTCTCATCAAGATAAACGTGGCTGCTGGGTTAGTTATTGGGTGGGGCATAAGATAAAGGTGGCCGGTGGGTTAGTTGTTGGGTGGGGCATTAGCATCTTATCAAGTTTTCCTATTTCTCAACCCTTTATAAAGACAAGGGCTTAGATTTGCCAAACCATACACAGTAAAGTTATATTAGCAAGCGAGAGGATCCAGATGTCACTAAAGTGGATTCCGCCTAGACGCCTTAGCCATAcaataatattcaaaatcaaatcaatccTTGATATATAGAGCCACATAGATTtacaaaaacttcaaaaaaatcttcCCAAAAATCACATGCAATCCAAAGGAAACAAAAGAATTTTCAAGCTTCACCTTCATTGCTAGCTGCCCCCAAGTCATGCACATGTAGTTTCCACTCTTTGGAAGGAACAAAGATTTGGCAACACAAATCCAACAATCCGAAGGGAAAGACATAAACAGATAACAAGATTATAGAGATTAACAGTATTTTGACAGGGAGGCACAAAAAATTTATGCATATGCAAATCTATGTACTCTTACTCTTCTTCATTCCACCTCAAAAAGCTCATGTATCTTTGATGATAGACACTTTATTTTGGGCTAATACTTCTTTAGTACATTAGGACATGTACCCAAGTCTTAATATCATATTTCATGTGCCAGCCTAACTAAAAAAATGGGAAATCATGCAAACCACATGATGAAATTGAAGTCAGAATCAAGTACCGTCATTTGTAGCAGAAAAATTGAAACTTGGAACACTCTGTCGATTCAAATGATTGTCAGTAGGATGTGGTCTTTGCATAAAATCATCAACTGATACTGGAAGCTGGAACTGTGCTTCAACTCCATGACCAGCAGCTCTCATCTCAGAACAACTTAGATTAGTCATTGATTTAGGCATGAGTTTAAATGTTACAGAACATCTCCCATGAATGTTACTTTGAGGATTGTTGATTTCGATCCTATGAAGTGCAGGGTTTATGTAACCAGCAGTTGCCTGATACAATGCTAGTCCAGGATAAATTACTGCTTCTTGAGGGCCAAGATCTCCGTCAACAAGAACCCAATGACCTTGGAAATCTCTTATATGCAAACCTGCTTTATCAGACTTAACAATAGATATCAAACTCTTATCAGCTGGATGTTCATGCTCATGAAACATCATCAAACTACCATCTTCTTGGCTTGTTAAGTTATGATGCTGTGCTCCATGGAATGTAGGCCTAGCTTGACAGCAAACAGACAACACAGAAGAGGAAATTTCCCTGCTTCTTAAGGGTACATTATCAAGAATCTCAGTGAAAGGTGAGCTGCGCAAGCTCAAATTAAAGCTTATGGCATCTAATATGTCTCTTGCTGCTTTTCCCAGCAACGCAAAAATATCAGCCAAACCAGCAGGAGAAAAATCATTACCGTTCCCGGGTTCTGCAGGTGTCAACCCGGGTCGAAAATCATAATTCTCCTGCCAGAGTTGGGGATCTGCATAATAACCAGATGTTTTGCACCACTCTCGTGACTCATTCGTATGAATCATATCTTCAGAAGGGTATGAAGGCCGGTGGTGAAAGTAGAGACGGGCAGATTCAAGACAAGATCGCACAAGAGCACCATCCGCAGCAGGAAATTGAACAATAGCAGCAGAGTACTGCGCTAGGGATTGACATAATGTTGATACAGATACCTTGTATGAATCAGAAGGAAGGCCTTCCTTGGCTACAATATCAGCTAGCTTTACACGGCCCAACGTTGGCAGGCCATTGCCTGCCATAGACCAAGTGGCGAACACACTAAATTCCTATCCTTTTAGGGTTGAGGAGGACGAGGACGAGAAGAACCGTGTAGAAAACTTAAAATCCAATCGATATATCTTCAATTTAGCGTATTACCTGGCTTAGAAATAGAAATTCGACCCAGAATCTTCAATTTATAGCATGAAATTGAATGAACTTGAacatcaaaatattcaattGAGGGCTAAACCCTAATTTAGGAGTGAGTTAAAATGAGAGCTGAAGAATGACAGTAAGTGTCGTGGAGTACTGCTGGATAAAGGTCACTGATCATACTACTTCAGATGACCATGGCCGTGATGTGTAAAGGTAGTGCACATATGTTCTACGCTTTTCCGACCTCTTTATCCTTAGTCAAGTATGagttgttcaaaagtgacccggcTCGAAAATCCGAATCGAAACCGAAAGTAAATCGATCCGAAAATGTGTTCTGTTtttggtttatcgaaccgacagtacCCGAACCGATTGACAATAGAAAATGGAAAAGCTGTAATCGagacataaccgttaaccgagattacgcGAAcataataatgaccgacccaaGTCATATccaacccgaatcatgctcgaaaccaaATTCTATCCGGCTAAAACTGACTTAACTCGAACaaattttagatcgaactgctgtaaacctaaaccaatttttaacatagaagtacgATAGActtatattcaatcatctttttagttaatctaataaagtgttagatattttaataaattaaattttataaatacatggtttcatatgtttagagttaataattaatggtcaatctacttttaatgaaattagatgaaaattgatagaacattataattttaatttccggtcaaacaagtaaaagtaacaaagtaataattactaattgatttgcattttaactattttgctttaagtaaagggaatcttgtcatcaattaaaaaatgactgatattgattcgatcaatagtaattaataaTACGTAGCTGAATTCTGTTAAAAAAAACGCGAACCCAATCTATACCCGACAAAAAcgaaccaattagtaaccgatgacaacctgaGACCGATTGATATTCGAcatgaacttcaaccgacaccgaaccgatgctaacccgatagcttgaataaccgatctccaaccgaaccgtgactaaccaactcgacccgagtgtgacccgctataactagggatggcaatgggtactggacccgacccggatccgtggatccgtatccgttttcacggatctgggtcttaaaaatatagacccgtcggatccggatcctgttaaatttcacgggtccgggtccggatctgagaaaaatacccagattCGGACCCGCGGATCTAAAGGACccgtttcttttttaaaaaaaaaattattttttttttatatcactACAGTAACCCTTAAGGCCCTATAACTATAAGGCTATAACCCTACCCCTGACCCCTGTTTTCAGTTTAATTAAaactttgaaatttgaaaattttattttccttttcagTAACCCTATTGCGATTCTTCTTTCCTTCCAGCTTCCTCCTTCCAGCCTTCTCCACTCTCCAATCCAGTGCCGCCGTCTCCAGTTTCCAAGGCCGTCTCCAGTGCCGCCGCCTCCCATACAGATACAGCCGACTCCATTGTCGCAGACTCGCAGGTCGCAGCCAGCAGCCCAGCAGGTCGAtatatgtctttttttttttttttcctacattacttttgatttatgttgagtagtagatatatgtctaatgttgagtttaatggttgatttatgttgagtttaatggtaatttttgatttatgtggagtagttttttgtttatttgagtttagtggtttattaatgttgatgtatttgagtttgttggttgatttatgttgatttatttgagtttaatggtaatttttgatttatgtggagttgttttttgtttatttgtgtttagtggttgattaatgttgatgtatGTGAGTTTAATGGTAAGTTGTATAATACTTTTTTGGGTGAtttattgtgaaattatatgtattattaGCATTAGTCCATAAATATCGCTTTATTGCAAtctaaatacattttttttttttaaaaaaaaaaaggacccgtttttggacccggatccggtactggatccACAGTACCCACGGATCCGAATCTGGGTCTTGTAAAATTGGAcccgcggatccgggtccggatctggatcctgctcttgaaaacggatccggatccgggtccacctggacTCGGCccggatccgacccgttgccatccctaattataacacacagccgaaaaataaccgatccgaaatacaaccgaatcgaatgacagccgtccgaaaccgacccgttcACCCGAATTAACACCTCTACTCATGTCTTCTCCACTGTTCACGGCCTTTAAAACTAGAAACCTGATCAATCcaaatttataaatttgtatATTCGCTTTTTCTAATAGtatgatcttatttgaatctgAAAAATcagatatttaatttaatttgaatcaGAAATTTAATATCGGATACTCGATCGATCcgaatttataattttgcatATGGTAGaagttttttttagaaaaactaTCACTGACGTATCTTAATACGTTGCTACTATAGTTCATATAGAATCTCCCTTGAATGAATTATCCAATTTTGAAACCGAATACAGGATAATCAAGTTAAATAATTTAGAGCAGATATTTTTTGCACACTCGTGGCGTTTGATACGTGTGAATGATAATTTGAAGATAATAAGGTAAGATTGGAATTGGAAATTGATTGTCCCAATTGATTATGTATCAATTCCATGTGTAGGAATTAGATTAggaataaattatgaatttaacattttatcattttaccattttcaaataattttttggtttttttttgaataataaatgaTTCCTTAATAAAGAGTAATTCGACATTTACATTagagataaaaattagcaagtaaATAACAACTTTAGCCAAAtacaattcaaaattaacaaaactattATCGTTGTGTATGAGATCTAATAA
This genomic interval carries:
- the LOC130806808 gene encoding uncharacterized protein LOC130806808, whose product is MAGNGLPTLGRVKLADIVAKEGLPSDSYKVSVSTLCQSLAQYSAAIVQFPAADGALVRSCLESARLYFHHRPSYPSEDMIHTNESREWCKTSGYYADPQLWQENYDFRPGLTPAEPGNGNDFSPAGLADIFALLGKAARDILDAISFNLSLRSSPFTEILDNVPLRSREISSSVLSVCCQARPTFHGAQHHNLTSQEDGSLMMFHEHEHPADKSLISIVKSDKAGLHIRDFQGHWVLVDGDLGPQEAVIYPGLALYQATAGYINPALHRIEINNPQSNIHGRCSVTFKLMPKSMTNLSCSEMRAAGHGVEAQFQLPVSVDDFMQRPHPTDNHLNRQSVPSFNFSATNDGAMKPLIKRRKSNSKCKPLPPSKRLRLEAQRVLKERVQDIADKKGIKLRFCSLKECENHIHSLDSPCANIRMEIGWPPGVPFVHPHDLPNKAKIGFLEAYEPGWTITHDMELSLIDPGQSTQHSGLCYLLHSFMLQRILEALINGGF